The Anolis carolinensis isolate JA03-04 chromosome 2, rAnoCar3.1.pri, whole genome shotgun sequence genome has a window encoding:
- the gli1 gene encoding zinc finger protein GLI1 isoform X1 — protein MFNPMNPPVNNYAEHCYLRPLHGQGQPSGLVEGISDLPYYHQANSVGNHHTYGMGPGGEQSSHTDGTCFSTPRNTAKLTKKRALSISPLSDASIDLQTVIRTSPNSLVAYINSRCASSGGSYGHLSVGTVSPSLGYQSPMGHPKSQGMSFGHNPPMLPCGSHEHMPSRPGMMHHMPPPRGMLKHCQLKSEPSLGSPLDALSTKCLEECSEGDISSPASTGTQDPLLGMLDARDELEKEDGKVEAEAVYETNCHWEGCSKEFDTQEQLVHHINNEHIHGEKKEFVCHWRDCSREQRPFKAQYMLVVHMRRHTGEKPHKCTFEGCNKAYSRLENLKTHLRSHTGEKPYVCEHEGCNKAFSNASDRAKHQNRTHSNEKPYVCKIPGCTKRYTDPSSLRKHVKTVHGPDAHVTKKHRGDTMPTSRTLALHGDLKQERDTEGRKEESKLMVPDSTLKPQPSPGGQSSCSSERSPLGSANNNDSGVEMNANTGGSLEDLSALEEPSEPMSNSGLSALHRLENLRIDKLKHLRKPLSAKGVKLPSISGTGSAREMPGLCGPPSAVSHRRIMELSSSDLPSLPLSGERRGSTTSTVSSAYTVSRRSSMVSPYLQAGGAPNGLGPPDPYDPISPDASRRSSEASHCGGLPGLGPLTPAQQYRLKAKYAAATGGPPPTPLPNMERAAQASLMGAYPGSGLPPFMRRHSANEYHSYSTGLLHPHLAMSQNARRASDPAQTVGEVHPVPRVQRFKSLSNMSPTGIGRANGQAIGGSDANLQRHLFSPRPPSISENVFLETAAIESAGPVAEQELLEMEPYLGYQDQNYSCQTMSMELQGNAAHRGSLRTIGDLQVSPAAHEQLEGGFEQPDYIQSQCQMNMAFHSARQWESDGSGMNPTAPAGMGQCHSVQYPVPGTKHMGVQPANEGQHGTFQLGQPQIKAEQQFQSTAPNLSSCQGMKQMPYSQTQPACGGGGAGGSGYQAESQPGTCFGMGHPPGQRSQTPMLQVKEMMVRSYVQSQQALMWGEQPGSNTMMGMDGIESVQCSPHEPYSGSKYPAYPARPPQTMENKALSTPSSQCYSPGMVPHPPGGPKPLSRQNSLNYQANPPYEPHNDGGPHRMMRLPSLQSPEEAGFSGPMHTQLGKTAGPKLMNAHQRHHQPPSCVAEDPGGPYIHGLEVLKSDSFSYLPEEQVSNSLDTLDLENTHLDFTAILDDTEALSPTSPPGGPANMAVGDMSSMLNSLAGENQFLNTLS, from the exons GAATCAGCGACTTGCCATATTACCACCAGGCCAACTCAGTGGGAAATCATCACACCTATGGGATGGGGCCTGGAGGTGAACAGTCTTCTCATACGGATG GAACATGCTTTTCTACACCCCGTAACACAGCCAAGCTAACAAAGAAGAGGGCGCTGTCCATCTCCCCACTCTCAGATGCCAGCATTGACTTGCAGACTGTCATCCGCACCTCCCCCAATTCACTGGTAGCTTATATAAACTCTCGTTGTGCctcatctgggggctcctatggaCATCTCTCCGTTGGAACCGTTAG CCCTTCCCTTGGATACCAGAGCCCCATGGGCCACCCGAAATCTCAGGGAATGTCGTTTGGCCACAATCCACCAATGCTGCCTTGCGGCTCTCATGAACACATGCCCAGTCGGCCAGGGATGATGCACCATATGCCGCCACCCCGTGGGATGCTGAAGCACTGCCAA CTGAAGTCAGAGCCCAGCCTAGGCAGCCCTCTGGATGCCCTGAGCACCAAGTGCCTGGAGGAGTGCTCGGAGGGTGACATTTCCAGCCCAGCCTCTACGGGGACACAG GACCCTTTACTTGGCATGCTGGATGCTCGGGATGAATTGGAGAAGGAAGACGGGAAGGTGGAAGCTGAGGCAGTGTACGAGACCAATTGCCACTGGGAAGGATGCTCCAAAGAGTTTGACACCCAAGAACAGTTGGTGCAC CACATTAATAATGAACACATTCATGGGGAGAAGAAGGAATTTGTGTGCCACTGGAGAGACTGCTCACGGGAGCAACGCCCCTTCAAGGCTCAGTACATGCTGGTTGTCCACATGAGGcgccacacaggagaaaagccacaCAAGTGTACA TTTGAAGGCTGCAATAAAGCCTACTCGCGGCTGGAAAATCTCAAGACCCACCTGCGTTCCCACACGGGTGAGAAACCATATGTCTGTGAGCATGAAGGTTGCAATAAGGCCTTCTCCAACGCCTCGGATCGAGCCAAGCACCAGAACCGGACACACTCCAACGAG AAACCCTATGTCTGTAAGATCCCAGGCTGCACCAAGCGCTATACCGACCCCAGTTCGCTGCGCAAACACGTTAAGACAGTGCATGGACCGGACGCCCACGTCACCAAGAAACACCGCGGAGACACCATGCCCACCAGCCGGACACTGGCCCTCCATGGTGACCTGAAACAAGAAAGGGATACGGAGGGCAGGAAGGAAGAGAGCAAACTTATGGTGCCTGACTCAACTTTG aaACCGCAGCCCAGCCCTGGGGGCCAGTCGTCCTGCAGCAGCGAACGCTCGCCTTTGGGCAGCGCTAATAACAACGATAGTGGTGTGGAGATGAATGCAAACACGGGCGGCAGTTTAGAGGACCTTTCAGCACTGGAGGAGCCCTCTGAGCCCATGAGCAACTCTGGGTTGTCGGCGCTACACAGGCTAGAGAACCTGCGCATTGACAAGCTCAAGCATTTGCGCAAGCCCCTTTCTGCAAAGGGTGTCAAGCTGCCCTCCATCTCGGGAACAG GCTCTGCTAGAGAGATGCCTGGCTTGTGTGGGCCACCCTCTGCTGTCTCCCATCGACGCATCATGGAGCTTTCATCCAGTGATTTGCCCTCCCTACCCTTGTCAGGTGAACGCCGTGGGAGTACCACCAGTACCGTCAGTTCCGCCTACACAGTCAGCCGTCGCTCCTCCATGGTATCACCATATCTGCAAGCAGGAGGTGCCCCTAATGGATTAGGCCCCCCTGATCCATATGATCCCATCTCTCCTGATGCCTCAAGGCGCTCCAGCGAAGCCAGCCACTGTGGGGGTCTTCCAGGCCTGGGACCCTTGACCCCAGCCCAGCAATACCGTCTCAAGGCCAAGTATGCTGCAGCGACAGGAGGACCACCTCCAACTCCACTACCCAATATGGAGAGGGCAGCTCAGGCCAGCCTCATGGGAGCATACCCAGGCTCAGGCCTGCCTCCTTTCATGCGCAGGCATAGTGCCAATGAGTACCACAGTTACAGCACTGGTCTCCTCCACCCCCACCTGGCAATGAGTCAAAATGCCCGGCGAGCCAGTGATCCTGCCCAGACAGTGGGCGAAGTCCATCCGGTTCCCAGGGTGCAGCGTTTCAAAAGTCTAAGCAACATGAGCCCAACAGGCATTGGCAGAGCCAACGGGCAAGCGATAGGGGGCTCGGATGCCAACCTTCAGCGCCATCTCTTTTCACCACGGCCCCCAAGCATCAGCGAAAATGTCTTTTTGGAAACCGCAGCCATAGAGAGTGCTGGTCCAGTTGCAGAGCAAGAACTATTGGAGATGGAACCTTATCTTGGCTATCAGGACCAGAACTATTCATGCCAAACCATGAGCATGGAGCTACAAGGCAATGCAGCCCATCGTGGCTCACTCAGGACAATAGGTGACTTGCAGGTCAGTCCAGCAGCTCATGAGCAATTAGAGGGTGGCTTTGAGCAGCCAGATTATATTCAGTCCCAATGCCAGATGAATATGGCTTTCCACTCGGCACGCCAGTGGGAGAGTGATGGCTCAGGGATGAATCCCACCGCTCCTGCTGGCATGGGCCAGTGCCACTCAGTCCAATACCCAGTACCTGGTACCAAGCACATGGGAGTGCAGCCTGCCAATGAGGGCCAACATGGAACTTTCCAGCTTGGTCAACCTCAGATTAAAGCTGAGCAGCAGTTCCAATCAACTGCTCCAAATCTTTCCTCTTGCCAAGGTATGAAACAGATGCCCTACAGTCAGACACAACCTGCCTGTGGAGGGGGAGGAGCTGGAGGTAGTGGGTACCAAGCAGAGAGTCAACCAGGCACTTGCTTTGGAATGGGTCATCCCCCTGGCCAAAGATCCCAGACACCAATGCTACAAGTCAAGGAGATGATGGTGCGTAGTTACGTGCAGTCACAACAAGCCCTGATGTGGGGGGAGCAGCCAGGCAGCAATACAATGATGGGAATGGATGGCATAGAGAGTGTCCAGTGTTCACCGCACGAACCTTACTCTGGCTCCAAGTATCCAGCCTACCCTGCCAGGCCTCCACAAACAATGGAGAACAAAGCACTTTCAACCCCTAGCAGCCAGTGTTATAGTCCAGGGATGGTCCCACATCCACCTGGTGGACCCAAGCCACTGAGTCGGCAAAACAGTCTGAACTATCAAGCTAACCCTCCTTACGAACCTCACAACGATGGTGGCCCCCACCGGATGATGCGCTTACCCTCTCTCCAGAGCCCAGAGGAAGCTGGATTTTCTGGCCCAATGCACACGCAGTTGGGCAAAACAGCTGGGCCCAAGCTGATGAATGCCCACCAGCGGCATCATCAGCCCCCCAGCTGTGTGGCTGAGGATCCCGGTGGGCCATACATACATGGGCTGGAAGTCCTCAAATCAGACTCTTTCTCTTATCTCCCAGAGGAGCAAGTGTCCAACAGCTTGGATACCCTGGACTTGGAGAACACTCATTTGGACTTCACAGCCATTCTTGATGACACGGAAGCCCTCAGTCCCACTTCACCACCTGGTGGTCCTGCAAATATGGCAGTGGGGGATATGAGCTCCATGCTGAACTCACTGGCAGGGGAGAACCAGTTCCTGAACACCCTTTCTTAG
- the gli1 gene encoding zinc finger protein GLI1 isoform X2 produces MFNPMNPPVNNYAEHCYLRPLHGQGQPSGLVEGISDLPYYHQANSVGNHHTYGMGPGGEQSSHTDGTCFSTPRNTAKLTKKRALSISPLSDASIDLQTVIRTSPNSLVAYINSRCASSGGSYGHLSVGTVSPSLGYQSPMGHPKSQGMSFGHNPPMLPCGSHEHMPSRPGMMHHMPPPRGMLKHCQDPLLGMLDARDELEKEDGKVEAEAVYETNCHWEGCSKEFDTQEQLVHHINNEHIHGEKKEFVCHWRDCSREQRPFKAQYMLVVHMRRHTGEKPHKCTFEGCNKAYSRLENLKTHLRSHTGEKPYVCEHEGCNKAFSNASDRAKHQNRTHSNEKPYVCKIPGCTKRYTDPSSLRKHVKTVHGPDAHVTKKHRGDTMPTSRTLALHGDLKQERDTEGRKEESKLMVPDSTLKPQPSPGGQSSCSSERSPLGSANNNDSGVEMNANTGGSLEDLSALEEPSEPMSNSGLSALHRLENLRIDKLKHLRKPLSAKGVKLPSISGTGSAREMPGLCGPPSAVSHRRIMELSSSDLPSLPLSGERRGSTTSTVSSAYTVSRRSSMVSPYLQAGGAPNGLGPPDPYDPISPDASRRSSEASHCGGLPGLGPLTPAQQYRLKAKYAAATGGPPPTPLPNMERAAQASLMGAYPGSGLPPFMRRHSANEYHSYSTGLLHPHLAMSQNARRASDPAQTVGEVHPVPRVQRFKSLSNMSPTGIGRANGQAIGGSDANLQRHLFSPRPPSISENVFLETAAIESAGPVAEQELLEMEPYLGYQDQNYSCQTMSMELQGNAAHRGSLRTIGDLQVSPAAHEQLEGGFEQPDYIQSQCQMNMAFHSARQWESDGSGMNPTAPAGMGQCHSVQYPVPGTKHMGVQPANEGQHGTFQLGQPQIKAEQQFQSTAPNLSSCQGMKQMPYSQTQPACGGGGAGGSGYQAESQPGTCFGMGHPPGQRSQTPMLQVKEMMVRSYVQSQQALMWGEQPGSNTMMGMDGIESVQCSPHEPYSGSKYPAYPARPPQTMENKALSTPSSQCYSPGMVPHPPGGPKPLSRQNSLNYQANPPYEPHNDGGPHRMMRLPSLQSPEEAGFSGPMHTQLGKTAGPKLMNAHQRHHQPPSCVAEDPGGPYIHGLEVLKSDSFSYLPEEQVSNSLDTLDLENTHLDFTAILDDTEALSPTSPPGGPANMAVGDMSSMLNSLAGENQFLNTLS; encoded by the exons GAATCAGCGACTTGCCATATTACCACCAGGCCAACTCAGTGGGAAATCATCACACCTATGGGATGGGGCCTGGAGGTGAACAGTCTTCTCATACGGATG GAACATGCTTTTCTACACCCCGTAACACAGCCAAGCTAACAAAGAAGAGGGCGCTGTCCATCTCCCCACTCTCAGATGCCAGCATTGACTTGCAGACTGTCATCCGCACCTCCCCCAATTCACTGGTAGCTTATATAAACTCTCGTTGTGCctcatctgggggctcctatggaCATCTCTCCGTTGGAACCGTTAG CCCTTCCCTTGGATACCAGAGCCCCATGGGCCACCCGAAATCTCAGGGAATGTCGTTTGGCCACAATCCACCAATGCTGCCTTGCGGCTCTCATGAACACATGCCCAGTCGGCCAGGGATGATGCACCATATGCCGCCACCCCGTGGGATGCTGAAGCACTGCCAA GACCCTTTACTTGGCATGCTGGATGCTCGGGATGAATTGGAGAAGGAAGACGGGAAGGTGGAAGCTGAGGCAGTGTACGAGACCAATTGCCACTGGGAAGGATGCTCCAAAGAGTTTGACACCCAAGAACAGTTGGTGCAC CACATTAATAATGAACACATTCATGGGGAGAAGAAGGAATTTGTGTGCCACTGGAGAGACTGCTCACGGGAGCAACGCCCCTTCAAGGCTCAGTACATGCTGGTTGTCCACATGAGGcgccacacaggagaaaagccacaCAAGTGTACA TTTGAAGGCTGCAATAAAGCCTACTCGCGGCTGGAAAATCTCAAGACCCACCTGCGTTCCCACACGGGTGAGAAACCATATGTCTGTGAGCATGAAGGTTGCAATAAGGCCTTCTCCAACGCCTCGGATCGAGCCAAGCACCAGAACCGGACACACTCCAACGAG AAACCCTATGTCTGTAAGATCCCAGGCTGCACCAAGCGCTATACCGACCCCAGTTCGCTGCGCAAACACGTTAAGACAGTGCATGGACCGGACGCCCACGTCACCAAGAAACACCGCGGAGACACCATGCCCACCAGCCGGACACTGGCCCTCCATGGTGACCTGAAACAAGAAAGGGATACGGAGGGCAGGAAGGAAGAGAGCAAACTTATGGTGCCTGACTCAACTTTG aaACCGCAGCCCAGCCCTGGGGGCCAGTCGTCCTGCAGCAGCGAACGCTCGCCTTTGGGCAGCGCTAATAACAACGATAGTGGTGTGGAGATGAATGCAAACACGGGCGGCAGTTTAGAGGACCTTTCAGCACTGGAGGAGCCCTCTGAGCCCATGAGCAACTCTGGGTTGTCGGCGCTACACAGGCTAGAGAACCTGCGCATTGACAAGCTCAAGCATTTGCGCAAGCCCCTTTCTGCAAAGGGTGTCAAGCTGCCCTCCATCTCGGGAACAG GCTCTGCTAGAGAGATGCCTGGCTTGTGTGGGCCACCCTCTGCTGTCTCCCATCGACGCATCATGGAGCTTTCATCCAGTGATTTGCCCTCCCTACCCTTGTCAGGTGAACGCCGTGGGAGTACCACCAGTACCGTCAGTTCCGCCTACACAGTCAGCCGTCGCTCCTCCATGGTATCACCATATCTGCAAGCAGGAGGTGCCCCTAATGGATTAGGCCCCCCTGATCCATATGATCCCATCTCTCCTGATGCCTCAAGGCGCTCCAGCGAAGCCAGCCACTGTGGGGGTCTTCCAGGCCTGGGACCCTTGACCCCAGCCCAGCAATACCGTCTCAAGGCCAAGTATGCTGCAGCGACAGGAGGACCACCTCCAACTCCACTACCCAATATGGAGAGGGCAGCTCAGGCCAGCCTCATGGGAGCATACCCAGGCTCAGGCCTGCCTCCTTTCATGCGCAGGCATAGTGCCAATGAGTACCACAGTTACAGCACTGGTCTCCTCCACCCCCACCTGGCAATGAGTCAAAATGCCCGGCGAGCCAGTGATCCTGCCCAGACAGTGGGCGAAGTCCATCCGGTTCCCAGGGTGCAGCGTTTCAAAAGTCTAAGCAACATGAGCCCAACAGGCATTGGCAGAGCCAACGGGCAAGCGATAGGGGGCTCGGATGCCAACCTTCAGCGCCATCTCTTTTCACCACGGCCCCCAAGCATCAGCGAAAATGTCTTTTTGGAAACCGCAGCCATAGAGAGTGCTGGTCCAGTTGCAGAGCAAGAACTATTGGAGATGGAACCTTATCTTGGCTATCAGGACCAGAACTATTCATGCCAAACCATGAGCATGGAGCTACAAGGCAATGCAGCCCATCGTGGCTCACTCAGGACAATAGGTGACTTGCAGGTCAGTCCAGCAGCTCATGAGCAATTAGAGGGTGGCTTTGAGCAGCCAGATTATATTCAGTCCCAATGCCAGATGAATATGGCTTTCCACTCGGCACGCCAGTGGGAGAGTGATGGCTCAGGGATGAATCCCACCGCTCCTGCTGGCATGGGCCAGTGCCACTCAGTCCAATACCCAGTACCTGGTACCAAGCACATGGGAGTGCAGCCTGCCAATGAGGGCCAACATGGAACTTTCCAGCTTGGTCAACCTCAGATTAAAGCTGAGCAGCAGTTCCAATCAACTGCTCCAAATCTTTCCTCTTGCCAAGGTATGAAACAGATGCCCTACAGTCAGACACAACCTGCCTGTGGAGGGGGAGGAGCTGGAGGTAGTGGGTACCAAGCAGAGAGTCAACCAGGCACTTGCTTTGGAATGGGTCATCCCCCTGGCCAAAGATCCCAGACACCAATGCTACAAGTCAAGGAGATGATGGTGCGTAGTTACGTGCAGTCACAACAAGCCCTGATGTGGGGGGAGCAGCCAGGCAGCAATACAATGATGGGAATGGATGGCATAGAGAGTGTCCAGTGTTCACCGCACGAACCTTACTCTGGCTCCAAGTATCCAGCCTACCCTGCCAGGCCTCCACAAACAATGGAGAACAAAGCACTTTCAACCCCTAGCAGCCAGTGTTATAGTCCAGGGATGGTCCCACATCCACCTGGTGGACCCAAGCCACTGAGTCGGCAAAACAGTCTGAACTATCAAGCTAACCCTCCTTACGAACCTCACAACGATGGTGGCCCCCACCGGATGATGCGCTTACCCTCTCTCCAGAGCCCAGAGGAAGCTGGATTTTCTGGCCCAATGCACACGCAGTTGGGCAAAACAGCTGGGCCCAAGCTGATGAATGCCCACCAGCGGCATCATCAGCCCCCCAGCTGTGTGGCTGAGGATCCCGGTGGGCCATACATACATGGGCTGGAAGTCCTCAAATCAGACTCTTTCTCTTATCTCCCAGAGGAGCAAGTGTCCAACAGCTTGGATACCCTGGACTTGGAGAACACTCATTTGGACTTCACAGCCATTCTTGATGACACGGAAGCCCTCAGTCCCACTTCACCACCTGGTGGTCCTGCAAATATGGCAGTGGGGGATATGAGCTCCATGCTGAACTCACTGGCAGGGGAGAACCAGTTCCTGAACACCCTTTCTTAG